One Dehalococcoidia bacterium genomic window carries:
- a CDS encoding IS200/IS605 family transposase, translating into MELIHLSHCVYQWGADAVWSEGYFVSTVGVDEGVIQAYIENQRKK; encoded by the coding sequence ATAGAACTGATTCATCTTTCGCATTGTGTCTATCAATGGGGGGCAGATGCTGTATGGTCGGAAGGATATTTTGTTTCAACGGTTGGTGTAGACGAGGGTGTTATCCAAGCATACATTGAAAATCAGCGTAAAAAA
- a CDS encoding M20/M25/M40 family metallo-hydrolase, whose protein sequence is MDYLKTLCDLISIDTTVPPGRNYGKAVDYLEPLFQQVGCSTHKINILPEHAEGREGRVALICHRREMGKPRLIFYGHIDVVPAEGWDAFKPRVEEGRVYGRGSADMKGAIVSLLMALEGLQNRHLKYDVSIAITADEELSQASQLRYLATFLNPVIGARVFSLDSNFGFVSVAGLGALQMEIKVKGRSVHSGLSHLGINAVEQSVPVLQALLELKSKVLQKKSRVAVHPDTGLKFMEPRLNINMIHGGLKVNIVPDECVISVDRRLVPEEKLDDAEKEIMDALAAVRGVDWQVNRVMSIPTIPPCEDPMVDELAAVIQKVTGRDGRYGEMGSGDLSPVVNHDWNGVDFGLGVIRTECNIHGKDEFVYRKDVEDLSRIIAEFLRA, encoded by the coding sequence ATGGATTATTTAAAGACTCTGTGCGACCTCATTTCCATCGATACCACCGTACCCCCGGGGCGAAATTATGGTAAAGCCGTGGATTACCTCGAACCACTATTCCAGCAAGTAGGTTGCAGCACGCACAAAATCAACATACTTCCCGAACACGCCGAAGGGCGCGAGGGCCGCGTCGCCCTCATCTGCCACAGGCGAGAGATGGGCAAACCCAGGCTGATTTTCTATGGCCATATAGACGTTGTTCCCGCTGAGGGCTGGGATGCGTTCAAGCCGCGTGTGGAGGAAGGACGAGTCTATGGCCGGGGTAGTGCCGACATGAAAGGCGCTATCGTCTCGCTGCTCATGGCGCTGGAAGGCTTACAGAACCGCCACCTTAAGTACGACGTTTCCATAGCCATCACCGCCGATGAAGAACTGAGCCAGGCCAGCCAGTTGCGCTACCTCGCCACCTTCCTTAACCCGGTGATAGGTGCGCGCGTCTTCTCGCTGGACTCCAATTTCGGTTTCGTATCAGTTGCCGGCCTGGGAGCCCTCCAGATGGAAATAAAGGTCAAAGGCCGCTCGGTGCACTCCGGCCTGTCCCATCTGGGTATCAATGCCGTTGAACAGTCCGTTCCCGTCCTGCAAGCCCTGCTCGAGCTCAAATCAAAGGTCTTGCAGAAAAAATCGAGAGTCGCCGTACACCCTGACACCGGCCTTAAATTCATGGAGCCCCGCCTTAATATCAATATGATACACGGCGGCCTCAAAGTGAACATAGTGCCCGACGAATGCGTCATCTCAGTTGACCGGCGGTTGGTACCCGAAGAAAAGCTGGATGATGCCGAAAAAGAGATTATGGATGCCTTGGCGGCAGTGCGCGGAGTGGACTGGCAGGTGAACAGGGTCATGAGCATCCCCACCATACCGCCCTGCGAGGACCCTATGGTGGATGAGCTCGCTGCCGTCATCCAGAAAGTTACCGGGCGCGACGGACGCTACGGCGAAATGGGCTCAGGTGACCTCAGCCCTGTGGTGAACCATGATTGGAACGGTGTCGATTTCGGCCTGGGCGTTATCCGTACCGAATGCAACATTCACGGCAAAGACGAGTTCGTTTATCGCAAGGACGTTGAGGACCTGTCCAGGATAATCGCGGAATTTCTAAGAGCGTAA
- a CDS encoding YggS family pyridoxal phosphate-dependent enzyme: protein MIAENVRSVLAGLPPGVELVAAAKTRTPEEITEAIKAGVRIIGENFVQEAETARAAIGDKVRWHLIGSLQKNKVKKAVRLFDMIETMDSLTLAQAIDRESAAAGKVMPVLVEVNSGHEPQKSGVLPDDVEALVKEIAKLGHVKILGLMTMGPRFGNPEDARPYFAETRRIFRRLRDSKIAGVEMKYLSMGMTNSYKIALEEGANIVRLGSRIFGE, encoded by the coding sequence ATGATTGCTGAAAATGTGCGCTCCGTGCTGGCCGGGCTGCCACCCGGAGTAGAACTCGTAGCGGCAGCTAAAACGCGCACCCCCGAGGAGATTACCGAGGCCATCAAGGCTGGAGTGCGCATCATCGGTGAAAACTTTGTACAGGAAGCCGAAACGGCCCGCGCCGCCATCGGAGACAAAGTGCGCTGGCACCTCATCGGCAGCCTGCAAAAAAACAAGGTAAAAAAAGCCGTCAGGCTGTTCGACATGATTGAGACGATGGATTCACTCACGCTGGCTCAGGCCATCGACCGTGAAAGCGCTGCTGCCGGCAAAGTGATGCCAGTATTGGTCGAGGTGAACTCCGGACATGAACCCCAGAAATCAGGGGTCCTTCCCGATGATGTCGAAGCGCTTGTTAAAGAGATAGCCAAACTAGGGCATGTGAAAATTCTGGGCTTGATGACCATGGGGCCGCGCTTTGGAAACCCTGAAGATGCACGCCCTTATTTTGCCGAGACGCGCCGCATTTTCCGGAGGCTCAGGGATAGCAAAATCGCCGGCGTCGAAATGAAATACCTTTCGATGGGCATGACCAATTCATATAAAATCGCGCTCGAAGAAGGCGCCAACATAGTCAGACTGGGGAGCCGGATATTCGGGGAGTGA
- a CDS encoding cupin domain-containing protein, which produces MKIVSLEQCPKAKPHMEGAEGIYKQVPISKTDGSPAFSFRVFTIKPGGHTPFHAHPFEHLNYIMEGNGVLVGKDRQHDVKKGDFALVMPGETHQYKNKSTSHPMVMICAVPKEYE; this is translated from the coding sequence ATGAAAATCGTAAGCCTGGAGCAATGCCCGAAAGCTAAGCCTCATATGGAAGGCGCCGAGGGGATTTATAAACAAGTTCCGATATCGAAAACCGATGGCTCACCTGCGTTTTCATTTCGCGTGTTCACCATCAAGCCCGGAGGTCACACGCCTTTTCATGCTCATCCGTTCGAACACTTAAATTACATAATGGAAGGAAACGGAGTCTTGGTTGGCAAAGACCGCCAGCATGACGTGAAGAAAGGCGATTTCGCTCTTGTTATGCCTGGCGAGACGCACCAATACAAAAATAAATCAACAAGTCATCCCATGGTTATGATATGCGCAGTCCCGAAAGAGTATGAATAG